Proteins found in one Cyprinus carpio isolate SPL01 chromosome B10, ASM1834038v1, whole genome shotgun sequence genomic segment:
- the LOC109097409 gene encoding regulatory factor X-associated protein has translation MSDNVHLSLANTGKDGKTSAATDSNDQDQESFPYDAEDPGEESDAPEARDGAVSPEELNDDDTSGESENVPKTCIYDGCTETTTQVAKARKPWMCKKHRNKMYKDKYKKKKSDQAMSSGKLDEASEERPVSVTKQRLGTTGDRPARPSLIEQVLNQKRLSLLRSPEVISFLQQQQRLLTTQNRAQTQHNY, from the exons ATGAGCGACAACGTTCATCTTAGTTTAGCAAACACAGGTAAAGACGGCAAAACCTCGGCAGCCACGGACAGCAACGACCAGGACCAGGAGAGCTTCCCGTACGACGCGGAAGACCCGGGCGAAGAGAGCGACGCGCCGGAGGCGAGAGACGGCGCGGTCAGTCCGGAGGAGCTCAACGACGACGACACGTCCGGAGAGAGCGAGAACGTGCCCAAGACCTGCATCTATGACGGCTGCACCGAGACCACGACCCAGGTGGCCAAAGCCAGGAAGCCCTGGATGTGTAAAAAACACCGTAATAAAATGTACAAGGACAagtacaagaaaaagaaaagcgaCCAAGCCATGTCGTCGGGAAAACTAGAC GAGGCTTCGGAGGAGAGGCCTGTGTCTGTTACTAAGCAACGGCTGGGTACCACGGGAGACAGACCCGCCAGACCGTCCCTCATTGAGCAGGTGCTGAACCAGAAGAGACTG TCTCTGCTGAGGAGTCCAGAAGTCATCAGTTtccttcagcagcagcagcgtttACTGACCACACAGAATCGAGCTCAAACACAGCACAACTACTGA
- the LOC109089440 gene encoding spartin-like isoform X2: MASPEPAEIRAIRENYKRALQCLNSGLQYDEVGNKGQALLLYKLGRRHLLRGLGVNTHGERCVGRHWDLARQTQLRMSETLSTITDRLGVLESTASSGQRLNPSLPVVTTRSPVSASGGASAHPAFPTAGFTAPAELPPAYTPQPTEGHLSLSHGGNGPFQAAPNQTPKRQAFAPVNLREAGMEILFLPRGAQMFFVSAEGHVSAPSYPGYLRIIIYNSQNSNASYAPAYLQVCDWIYPLYPDSPVFLSNKGVFTFPDTTAGVPGSYVGVVLSSELPAADRHLFQEQLSALAQLRVQVDEEQGGATGTDINQSGKVPPSETSVTQSPGREDKTVPVWSEKMSRGILAGTSWLGRGLERGGEATGKAIQRGGTKLRENITPEETPAEVSPKVTKGLNAAKQATGGAVKVSQFLVDGVAAVADRVGKEVAPHVKKHGGKLIPGSLKKRKEGCSNMNGAKLVAGSSIQGLSTLWSSLETAAKTIGKSITSETVNTVKHKFRGLGSLLDPP, translated from the exons ATGGCGTCACCAGAACCGGCTGAAATCCGCGCCATTCGTGAGAACTATAAAAGAGCCCTGCAGTGTCTGAACTCAGGGCTTCAGTATGACGAGGTGGGGAATAAGGGACAAGCTCTTCTTCTGTACAAACTGGGCAGGCGGCATCTCCTCAGAGGGCTCGGGGTGAACACGCATGGTGAGCGCTGCGTTGGACGCCACTGGGACTTAGCCCGACAGACACAGCTGAGGATGAGCGAGACTCTGAGCACCATCACCGATCGTCTCGGGGTGCTGGAGTCCACAGCGAGCTCGGGTCAGCGCCTTAATCCGAGCCTTCCTGTCGTTACCACCAGATCACCTGTCTCAGCTTCAGGGGGGGCCTCTGCTCATCCTGCCTTCCCTACGGCGGGCTTCACTGCACCCGCTGAACTTCCACCAGCCTACACTCCACAACCGACAGAAGGGCATCTGTCACTCTCTCATGGAGGCAACGGGCCATTTCAAGCTGCTCCAAACCAGACACCCAAGCGCCAGGCCTTTGCCCCAGTCAATCTCAGAGAGGCTGGCATGGAGATTTTGTTCTTGCCCAGAGGGGCGCAGATGTTCTTCGTTTCTGCTGAGGGTCATGTCAGCGCCCCTTCTTATCCAGGGTACCTACGAATAATCATATACAACAGCCAGAACAGTAATGCCAGCTATGCCCCAGCATACCTACAG GTTTGTGATTGGATCTACCCGCTGTACCCAGACTCACCAGTCTTTCTTAGTAACAAAGGTGTGTTCACATTCCCTGATACCACCGCAGGAGTGCCGGGGTCCTATGTTGGGGTGGTGCTGTCTTCAGAGCTGCCTGCAGCAGACAGGCATCTGTTCCAGGAACAGCTGTCAGCACTGGCACAGCTCAGGGTCCAG GTAGATGAAGAACAAGGTGGCGCTACAGGAACAGACATTAACCAGAGTGGGAAGGTTCCTCCTTCAGAAACATCTGTAACCCAGTCACCAGGAAGGGAGGATAAAACTGTTCCAGTTTGGAGCGAAAAAATGTCTCGGGGTATTCTAGCAG GGACCTCCTGGCTGGGTCGGGGGCTTGAGCGAGGAGGTGAAGCTACCGGTAAAGCCATCCAGAGAGGAGGAACTAAGCTACGAGAAAACATTACTCCAGAGGAGACCCCAGCAGAGGTCAGCCCCAAGGTCACCAAAGGTCTAAATGCAGCCAAGCAGGCCACAGGGGGTGCAGTGAAAGTCAGCCAGTTTCTAG TGGATGGTGTTGCTGCTGTAGCTGATAGAGTTGGGAAAGAAGTTGCTCCACACGTGAAAAAACACGGTGGCAAACTCATCCCAGGATCCCTCAAGAAACGTAAAGAAGGCTGCTCCAACATGAATGGAGCCAAGCTAGTGGCAGGAAGCAGCATACaag GTTTGTCAACTCTCTGGTCAAGTCTGGAAACTGCAGCAAAGACTATTGGCAAAAGTATAACTTCAGAGACTGTGAATACTGTGAAGCACAA ATTTAGGGGTCTAGGAAGCCTCTTGGACCCCCCCTAG
- the ccdc169 gene encoding coiled-coil domain containing 169 isoform X1, whose amino-acid sequence MAEIDLRNYELSQLQAEVEQEREVKEMLKDSVSDLRSTLADLEKRLNSVDGEENEWRTRYETQLELNEQLEKQISVVQERLETLRGNPSDRLASIRSYDEMSEDALRQRLKLLSAEKCGLQSQLKDFQIRIAQEGKTYQKVYEERRAYLAEIAKLSSTLDMSRKQQMVQARRKALGPDKTRGQESMRQHSSMMKGSDKKAPARSQLPRLKH is encoded by the exons ATGGCAGAAATTGATCTCAGAAATTATGAGTTATCCCAACTGCAAGCAGAAGTCGAGCAGGAGAGAGAGGTCAA GGAGATGTTAAAGGACTCCGTGTCTGACCTGAGGAGCACACTGGCTGATTTGGAGAAGAGACTTAACAGTGTTGACGGAGAAG AGAACGAGTGGAGAACCAGATATGAGACACAGCTGGAACTGAACGAGCAGCTGGAGAAACAAATCAGTGTTGTTCAGGAGAGACTCGAGACCCTCCGCGGTAACCCCTCAG ATCGACTGGCTTCTATTCGCTCATATGATGAAATGTCAGAG gaTGCTCTCAGACAGAGGCTGAAATTGCTGTCTGCTGAGAAGTGCGGCCTTCAATCCCAACTGAAGGACTTCCAAATAAGAATCGCACAGGAAGGAAAG ACTTACCAGAAAGTCTACGAAGAGAGGCGGGCATATCTTGCAGAGATCGCAAAG CTGTCTTCAACGCTGGATATGAGCAGAAAGCAGCAGATGGTTCAAGCCCGGAGGAAAGCGTTGGGTCCAGACAAAAC cagaGGCCAGGAGAGTATGAGGCAACATTCAAGTATGATGAAAGGGTCTGACAAAAAAGCACCAGCAAGGAGTCAACTCCCTCGATTAAAACATTAA
- the ccdc169 gene encoding coiled-coil domain containing 169 isoform X2, translated as MAEIDLRNYELSQLQAEVEQEREVKEMLKDSVSDLRSTLADLEKRLNSVDGEENEWRTRYETQLELNEQLEKQISVVQERLETLRGNPSDRLASIRSYDEMSEDALRQRLKLLSAEKCGLQSQLKDFQIRIAQEGKTYQKVYEERRAYLAEIAKLSSTLDMSRKQQMVQARRKALGPDKTGQESMRQHSSMMKGSDKKAPARSQLPRLKH; from the exons ATGGCAGAAATTGATCTCAGAAATTATGAGTTATCCCAACTGCAAGCAGAAGTCGAGCAGGAGAGAGAGGTCAA GGAGATGTTAAAGGACTCCGTGTCTGACCTGAGGAGCACACTGGCTGATTTGGAGAAGAGACTTAACAGTGTTGACGGAGAAG AGAACGAGTGGAGAACCAGATATGAGACACAGCTGGAACTGAACGAGCAGCTGGAGAAACAAATCAGTGTTGTTCAGGAGAGACTCGAGACCCTCCGCGGTAACCCCTCAG ATCGACTGGCTTCTATTCGCTCATATGATGAAATGTCAGAG gaTGCTCTCAGACAGAGGCTGAAATTGCTGTCTGCTGAGAAGTGCGGCCTTCAATCCCAACTGAAGGACTTCCAAATAAGAATCGCACAGGAAGGAAAG ACTTACCAGAAAGTCTACGAAGAGAGGCGGGCATATCTTGCAGAGATCGCAAAG CTGTCTTCAACGCTGGATATGAGCAGAAAGCAGCAGATGGTTCAAGCCCGGAGGAAAGCGTTGGGTCCAGACAAAAC aGGCCAGGAGAGTATGAGGCAACATTCAAGTATGATGAAAGGGTCTGACAAAAAAGCACCAGCAAGGAGTCAACTCCCTCGATTAAAACATTAA
- the ccna1 gene encoding cyclin-A1: MASRGLAPLSSRQENIMGLGRADGLRALKPGQRVVLGVLTENDQQNRVFGQVSSKYVPALRDASTLDVSTSRATLGDHVVEPVIAQSTKQSSSFVLPSELLLVDDAVQDLGSGSCMDSSMQSLLEEEAAASEDVLCVPEYAEDIHRYLRECEVKYRPKPGYMRKQPDITNCMRIILVDWLVEVGEEYKLCSETLFLAVNYLDRFLSCMSVLRGKLQLVGTAAVLLAAKYEEVYPPEVDEFVYITDDTYTKKQVLRMEQHLLRVLAFDMTAPTVHQFLMQYTLEGHICARTVNLALYLSELSLLEVDPFVQYLPSKTAAAAYCLANYTLNGVLWPENLYAFTGYSLAVIIPCLMELHKLHLGAAGRPQQAIQEKYKSSKYCGVSLLEPVESLHLP; the protein is encoded by the exons ATGGCTTCCCGTGGTCTCGCTCCTCTGTCCAGTCGTCAGGAGAACATCATGGGCCTCGGAAGAGCGGATGGCCTGCGCGCTCTCAAGCCCGGCCAGAGGGTTGTGCTCGGTGTTTTGACCGAGAATGATCAGCAAAACCGAGTATTTGGTCAG GTTTCATCCAAATATGTGCCAGCTCTTCGTGATGCATCTACCCTTGACGTCAGCACATCGAGGGCTACGCTGGGTGATCACGTGGTTGAGCCGGTCATCGCACAGTCCACTAAACAGTCATCCTCATTCGTACTGCCGTCAGAGCTCCTGCTAGTAGATGATGCGGTCCAAGATCTTGGTTCAG gGTCTTGCATGGATTCTTCCATGCAGTCATTGCTGGAGGAGGAGGCCGCTGCTTCTGAGGATGTCCTGTGTGTTCCAGAATATGCTGAGGACATCCACAGATACCTGCGTGAATGTGAA GTTAAATACAGGCCGAAGCCTGGCTATATGAGAAAGCAGCCTGACATAACCAACTGTATGAGGATCATCCTTGTTGACTGGCTGGTTGAGGTTGGTGAAGAATACAAGCTGTGCTCGGAGACGCTCTTCTTGGCTGTCAATTACCTGGACCGCTTCCTTTCGTGCATGTCTGTCCTGAGAGGAAAACTGCAGCTTGTGGGAACAGCTGCTGTACTCTTGGCTGC GAAATACGAGGAGGTGTATCCTCCGGAAGTGGATGAGTTTGTGTACATCACGGATGACACCTACACCAAGAAACAGGTGCTTCGGATGGAGCAGCACCTGCTCCGAGTGCTGGCTTTTGACATGACTGCACccacggttcaccagttcttgaTGCAGTACACATTGGAGGGGCATATCTGTGCCAGGACCGTAAACCTTGCTTTG TATCTTTCAGAGTTGAGCCTGCTTGAGGTGGATCCCTTTGTGCAGTATCTACCTTCCAAGACTGCTGCAGCTGCATATTGTCTGGCCAACTACACTCTAAATGGGGTTTTGTGG CCTGAGAACCTGTATGCCTTCACTGGTTACTCACTGGCAGTGATCATCCCATGTCTGATGGAGCTTCACAAACTCCATCTAGGGGCTGCAGGTCGCCCCCAACAGGCAATCCAGGAGAAATACAAGAGCTCGAA ATATTGTGGCGTGTCCCTGCTTGAGCCTGTGGAGTCTCTGCATCTTCCTTGA
- the LOC109097412 gene encoding serine rich and transmembrane domain containing 1, with translation MSGMDGPVEEINGTEVDSESFLRFSPTSVSTGAAAASYGRTANVYVYVSIFLSLLLFLLTLLIIALHRLKNIISSSSSYPECGSEAGSSFTNMNMEICSISSQRSTVSSLS, from the coding sequence ATGTCTGGGATGGATGGGCCTGTTGAGGAGATAAATGGTACGGAAGTGGACAGCGAGAGTTTCCTGAGGTTCAGCCCTACCTCTGTTTCTACCGGGGCGGCCGCTGCCTCATACGGACGGACTGCCAATGTTTACGTCTACGTCTCCATCTTCCTCAGCTTGCTGCTCTTCCTGCTTACCCTGCTGATCATCGCTCTCCACAGGCTGAAGAACATCATATCCTCCAGCTCTTCATACCCAGAATGCGGCAGTGAGGCCGGGAGCTCCTTCACTAACATGAACATGGAGATCTGCAGCATCTCCTCACAGAGATCAACAGTGTCATCGCTGTCCTGA
- the LOC109089440 gene encoding spartin-like isoform X1, whose protein sequence is MASPEPAEIRAIRENYKRALQCLNSGLQYDEVGNKGQALLLYKLGRRHLLRGLGVNTHGERCVGRHWDLARQTQLRMSETLSTITDRLGVLESTASSGQRLNPSLPVVTTRSPVSASGGASAHPAFPTAGFTAPAELPPAYTPQPTEGHLSLSHGGNGPFQAAPNQTPKRQAFAPVNLREAGMEILFLPRGAQMFFVSAEGHVSAPSYPGYLRIIIYNSQNSNASYAPAYLQVCDWIYPLYPDSPVFLSNKGVFTFPDTTAGVPGSYVGVVLSSELPAADRHLFQEQLSALAQLRVQVDEEQGGATGTDINQSGKVPPSETSVTQSPGREDKTVPVWSEKMSRGILAGTSWLGRGLERGGEATGKAIQRGGTKLRENITPEETPAEVSPKVTKGLNAAKQATGGAVKVSQFLVDGVAAVADRVGKEVAPHVKKHGGKLIPGSLKKRKEGCSNMNGAKLVAGSSIQGLSTLWSSLETAAKTIGKSITSETVNTVKHKYGDEAGQAADTAVQSAVNVGVTAFNMDNLVIKGILKSTGKHTENAMVKDGSGEGTKKKEKPPKDDRK, encoded by the exons ATGGCGTCACCAGAACCGGCTGAAATCCGCGCCATTCGTGAGAACTATAAAAGAGCCCTGCAGTGTCTGAACTCAGGGCTTCAGTATGACGAGGTGGGGAATAAGGGACAAGCTCTTCTTCTGTACAAACTGGGCAGGCGGCATCTCCTCAGAGGGCTCGGGGTGAACACGCATGGTGAGCGCTGCGTTGGACGCCACTGGGACTTAGCCCGACAGACACAGCTGAGGATGAGCGAGACTCTGAGCACCATCACCGATCGTCTCGGGGTGCTGGAGTCCACAGCGAGCTCGGGTCAGCGCCTTAATCCGAGCCTTCCTGTCGTTACCACCAGATCACCTGTCTCAGCTTCAGGGGGGGCCTCTGCTCATCCTGCCTTCCCTACGGCGGGCTTCACTGCACCCGCTGAACTTCCACCAGCCTACACTCCACAACCGACAGAAGGGCATCTGTCACTCTCTCATGGAGGCAACGGGCCATTTCAAGCTGCTCCAAACCAGACACCCAAGCGCCAGGCCTTTGCCCCAGTCAATCTCAGAGAGGCTGGCATGGAGATTTTGTTCTTGCCCAGAGGGGCGCAGATGTTCTTCGTTTCTGCTGAGGGTCATGTCAGCGCCCCTTCTTATCCAGGGTACCTACGAATAATCATATACAACAGCCAGAACAGTAATGCCAGCTATGCCCCAGCATACCTACAG GTTTGTGATTGGATCTACCCGCTGTACCCAGACTCACCAGTCTTTCTTAGTAACAAAGGTGTGTTCACATTCCCTGATACCACCGCAGGAGTGCCGGGGTCCTATGTTGGGGTGGTGCTGTCTTCAGAGCTGCCTGCAGCAGACAGGCATCTGTTCCAGGAACAGCTGTCAGCACTGGCACAGCTCAGGGTCCAG GTAGATGAAGAACAAGGTGGCGCTACAGGAACAGACATTAACCAGAGTGGGAAGGTTCCTCCTTCAGAAACATCTGTAACCCAGTCACCAGGAAGGGAGGATAAAACTGTTCCAGTTTGGAGCGAAAAAATGTCTCGGGGTATTCTAGCAG GGACCTCCTGGCTGGGTCGGGGGCTTGAGCGAGGAGGTGAAGCTACCGGTAAAGCCATCCAGAGAGGAGGAACTAAGCTACGAGAAAACATTACTCCAGAGGAGACCCCAGCAGAGGTCAGCCCCAAGGTCACCAAAGGTCTAAATGCAGCCAAGCAGGCCACAGGGGGTGCAGTGAAAGTCAGCCAGTTTCTAG TGGATGGTGTTGCTGCTGTAGCTGATAGAGTTGGGAAAGAAGTTGCTCCACACGTGAAAAAACACGGTGGCAAACTCATCCCAGGATCCCTCAAGAAACGTAAAGAAGGCTGCTCCAACATGAATGGAGCCAAGCTAGTGGCAGGAAGCAGCATACaag GTTTGTCAACTCTCTGGTCAAGTCTGGAAACTGCAGCAAAGACTATTGGCAAAAGTATAACTTCAGAGACTGTGAATACTGTGAAGCACAA GTATGGAGACGAGGCAGGACAAGCTGCAGACACTGCAGTCCAGTCTGCTGTCAATGTAGGTGTCACAGCATTTAATATGGACAACCTGGTTATCAAGGGTATACTGAAGAGCACAGGCAAGCACACTGAAAATGCAATGGTGAAAGACGGCTCAGGAGAAGGAACCAAGAAGAAAGAAAAGCCACCTAAGgatgacagaaaataa
- the ccdc169 gene encoding coiled-coil domain containing 169 isoform X3: MAEIDLRNYELSQLQAEVEQEREVKEMLKDSVSDLRSTLADLEKRLNSVDGEENEWRTRYETQLELNEQLEKQISVVQERLETLRGNPSDRLASIRSYDEMSEDALRQRLKLLSAEKCGLQSQLKDFQIRIAQEGKTYQKVYEERRAYLAEIAKLSSTLDMSRKQQMVQARRKALGPDKT; this comes from the exons ATGGCAGAAATTGATCTCAGAAATTATGAGTTATCCCAACTGCAAGCAGAAGTCGAGCAGGAGAGAGAGGTCAA GGAGATGTTAAAGGACTCCGTGTCTGACCTGAGGAGCACACTGGCTGATTTGGAGAAGAGACTTAACAGTGTTGACGGAGAAG AGAACGAGTGGAGAACCAGATATGAGACACAGCTGGAACTGAACGAGCAGCTGGAGAAACAAATCAGTGTTGTTCAGGAGAGACTCGAGACCCTCCGCGGTAACCCCTCAG ATCGACTGGCTTCTATTCGCTCATATGATGAAATGTCAGAG gaTGCTCTCAGACAGAGGCTGAAATTGCTGTCTGCTGAGAAGTGCGGCCTTCAATCCCAACTGAAGGACTTCCAAATAAGAATCGCACAGGAAGGAAAG ACTTACCAGAAAGTCTACGAAGAGAGGCGGGCATATCTTGCAGAGATCGCAAAG CTGTCTTCAACGCTGGATATGAGCAGAAAGCAGCAGATGGTTCAAGCCCGGAGGAAAGCGTTGGGTCCAGACAAAACGTAA